In a single window of the Parvularculales bacterium genome:
- a CDS encoding GNAT family N-acetyltransferase: MSKVPPKDSPLTIEDWDPARHDRSGFDCGVASLNNFLAQTAKKQQQHDMTKVYVAVTGGEVKILGYHAINVGIMNAVNLANKPRGTPTHGEIPVLFLSRVAVDQQVQGQGIGEILMHHVFEKACLIADEAGCYAVVLDVMSDGGDTAFAKRKKWYEEFGFHSFSKKPARMFMNMKEIRQLVTQA, from the coding sequence GTGTCAAAAGTGCCGCCTAAAGACAGCCCTCTCACTATTGAAGATTGGGATCCGGCGCGACATGATCGCTCCGGGTTTGATTGTGGCGTAGCCTCATTGAATAATTTTCTGGCTCAAACTGCCAAGAAACAACAACAACACGATATGACGAAGGTTTATGTCGCTGTTACGGGGGGAGAGGTCAAAATCCTTGGCTATCATGCTATCAATGTTGGCATAATGAATGCAGTAAACTTGGCAAATAAACCCAGAGGAACACCAACGCATGGCGAAATCCCCGTTCTTTTTCTTAGTCGAGTCGCGGTTGACCAACAAGTGCAAGGGCAGGGCATTGGTGAGATTCTGATGCACCACGTATTTGAAAAAGCCTGTCTAATAGCGGATGAGGCCGGTTGCTATGCAGTGGTGTTAGATGTCATGTCCGACGGTGGTGACACTGCCTTTGCAAAACGCAAGAAGTGGTATGAAGAATTCGGCTTCCACAGTTTTTCAAAAAAACCTGCACGGATGTTTATGAACATGAAAGAAATCCGCCAACTGGTTACTCAGGCCTAA
- a CDS encoding acyl-CoA dehydrogenase family protein has translation MYFGLSEDQTLFQDSLTRYLAEASPPEVVRGAAEAETSGDAWAATEVLRRGLADMGAFGILIPEHYGGAGLGVLDAALVAETLGGAAAPVPFTAMAVMAPLALMLTGSDEQKERWLPRCAAGEAYIGVGVTETFGRRDGGGLTAASDETLTGSAYFVLDGVNADAFIVADTGGQFYLIEAGAAGLEITPQITIDRTRGFCSLSCTATPASRLPGNAPLHNMIAAGRVVLAADTLGAAQTMLDKAVDYAGEREQFGRIISSFQSVKHLCAEMAAEIEPLRSLVWYAAHARDAVTRDDGDDGNHDAQIAAAHAKALSGEAGRFVARTATEVHGGIGFTDLLGLHFWFKRIGANRQLLGGPEQVREEAARLQGWLAA, from the coding sequence ATGTATTTCGGACTCAGTGAAGACCAGACACTTTTTCAGGATAGCCTAACCCGCTATCTGGCGGAAGCCTCTCCCCCTGAGGTGGTGCGCGGTGCCGCAGAGGCGGAAACATCCGGTGATGCGTGGGCGGCCACCGAAGTCTTACGCCGCGGTCTTGCCGATATGGGCGCGTTCGGCATTCTCATACCGGAGCACTATGGCGGTGCGGGCCTTGGTGTGCTGGATGCCGCCCTGGTTGCCGAAACACTGGGCGGGGCGGCGGCGCCGGTTCCCTTTACGGCAATGGCAGTGATGGCGCCTCTGGCGTTGATGTTGACGGGCAGTGATGAACAAAAAGAACGCTGGCTTCCCCGCTGTGCTGCGGGTGAAGCTTATATCGGTGTCGGGGTAACGGAAACTTTCGGACGCCGTGACGGAGGGGGACTGACGGCGGCCTCCGATGAAACTCTTACGGGGTCGGCCTATTTTGTACTGGACGGCGTCAACGCCGATGCTTTTATCGTGGCGGATACCGGCGGGCAGTTTTATCTGATTGAAGCGGGAGCGGCTGGGCTTGAGATTACCCCCCAGATTACCATTGACCGAACACGGGGGTTTTGTTCCCTGTCGTGTACGGCAACACCGGCCTCCCGCCTGCCCGGCAATGCGCCGCTCCATAACATGATCGCTGCCGGACGCGTTGTGCTCGCTGCCGATACGCTGGGGGCCGCTCAAACCATGCTCGACAAAGCCGTTGACTATGCCGGTGAGCGGGAGCAGTTCGGACGTATTATTTCTTCTTTCCAGTCGGTCAAACATTTATGTGCGGAGATGGCCGCCGAGATTGAGCCGTTACGCTCTCTTGTCTGGTATGCCGCTCACGCCCGGGACGCCGTGACCCGTGATGACGGTGATGACGGCAACCATGACGCACAAATCGCCGCCGCTCATGCAAAGGCGTTAAGCGGTGAAGCCGGGCGGTTTGTTGCCCGCACCGCAACGGAAGTCCATGGCGGCATCGGCTTTACCGACCTTCTGGGTTTGCATTTCTGGTTTAAGCGTATCGGGGCCAACCGCCAGTTGCTCGGAGGACCGGAACAGGTTCGCGAAGAAGCCGCCCGTCTGCAAGGCTGGCTCGCCGCCTGA